A window of the Streptomyces griseochromogenes genome harbors these coding sequences:
- a CDS encoding xanthine dehydrogenase family protein molybdopterin-binding subunit encodes MTDQAVEHEVGRARLRKEDARLITGQTNWTDNIQVAGLLHLAVLRSPMAHARVTRVDVSPALERPGVVAAFSGADLAEGLGSLPCAWPVTEDIVLPDHPPVAVDEVRHAGDPVAVVVARDRYAAADALEAVEVDYDPLPPVLDLEAALAEGAPLVHAGKGTNRCYTWPLATGESFESVRQRAEVTLKRRYHQQRLIPNAMEPRAVVVTPIAASGEYTVYSATQIPHILRIMLATVTGIPEHKLRVIAPDVGGGFGSKLQVYGEEAIALAVARRLGRPVKWTESRSEGYLATHHGRGMIQDVEVAATRDGKLLGLKVDLLADMGAYLMLVTPGIPILGAFMYPGIYKMDAYDFTCTGVFTTRTPTDAYRGAGRPEATFAIERIMDELAAEVGLDPVELRRRNWIRHEEFPYTSIAGLTYDSGNYEAATEKALALFGYDDLRAEQHRRNERGDPVRLGIGVSTYTEMCGLAPSRVLRDLRYAAGGWEAASIRMLPTGKVEVVTGTSPHGQGHETCWSQIAADVLGVPFDDVEVLHGDTQAAPQGMDTYGSRSLAVGGEAVHQAATKVVEKARKVAAHLLEASEQDLEFVNGVFSVKGSPEARRTIQEVAFETFTSHDLPDGVEPTINAETLVEPENFSYPHGTHLCAVEVDTETGATHIRSYVCVDDVGRVVNPMIVEGQVHGGLAQGIAQALYEEAVYDDEGNLVSGTMADYLVPSAADLPDFVTGRTETPAASNSMGVKGVGEAGTIASTPAVVNAVVDALRPLGVHDVRMPCTPERVWRAVKEASA; translated from the coding sequence AGGTCGGCCGCGCCCGGCTGCGCAAGGAGGACGCCCGGCTGATCACGGGCCAGACCAACTGGACCGACAACATCCAGGTCGCCGGACTGCTGCACCTCGCCGTCCTGCGCAGCCCGATGGCCCACGCCCGCGTCACCCGCGTCGACGTCTCCCCCGCCCTCGAACGCCCCGGTGTCGTCGCGGCGTTCAGCGGCGCCGACCTCGCCGAGGGGCTTGGCTCGCTGCCCTGCGCCTGGCCGGTGACCGAGGACATCGTGCTGCCCGACCACCCGCCCGTCGCGGTGGACGAGGTCCGCCACGCGGGCGACCCGGTGGCCGTCGTGGTGGCCCGCGACCGGTATGCGGCCGCCGACGCGCTGGAAGCCGTCGAGGTCGACTACGACCCGCTGCCCCCTGTCCTCGACCTGGAGGCCGCGCTCGCCGAGGGCGCCCCGCTGGTCCACGCCGGCAAGGGCACCAACCGCTGCTACACCTGGCCGCTCGCCACCGGCGAGAGCTTCGAGTCCGTACGGCAGCGCGCCGAGGTCACGCTCAAGCGCCGGTACCACCAGCAGCGGCTGATCCCCAACGCCATGGAACCGCGCGCGGTCGTCGTCACGCCGATCGCCGCCTCCGGGGAGTACACGGTCTACTCGGCGACCCAGATCCCGCACATCCTGCGGATCATGCTGGCCACGGTCACCGGGATCCCCGAGCACAAGCTCCGGGTGATCGCCCCGGACGTGGGCGGTGGCTTCGGCTCCAAGCTCCAGGTGTACGGCGAGGAGGCCATCGCGCTGGCGGTCGCGCGCAGGCTCGGCCGCCCGGTGAAATGGACCGAGTCCCGCTCGGAGGGCTACCTCGCCACCCACCACGGACGCGGCATGATCCAGGACGTCGAGGTCGCCGCCACCCGTGACGGAAAGCTCCTCGGCCTGAAGGTGGACCTGCTCGCCGACATGGGCGCCTACCTGATGCTCGTGACCCCGGGCATCCCGATCCTCGGCGCCTTCATGTACCCGGGGATCTACAAGATGGACGCCTACGACTTCACCTGCACCGGTGTCTTCACGACCCGCACCCCGACCGACGCCTACCGCGGCGCCGGACGCCCCGAGGCAACGTTCGCCATCGAGCGGATCATGGACGAGCTGGCCGCCGAAGTCGGCCTGGACCCGGTCGAGTTGCGACGCCGGAACTGGATCCGGCACGAGGAGTTCCCGTACACCTCGATCGCCGGGCTGACCTACGACAGCGGCAACTACGAGGCGGCGACCGAGAAGGCGCTGGCCCTGTTCGGGTACGACGACCTGCGCGCCGAGCAGCACAGGCGCAACGAGCGCGGCGACCCCGTACGCCTCGGCATCGGCGTGTCGACGTACACCGAGATGTGCGGCCTCGCGCCGAGCCGGGTGCTCAGGGATCTGCGCTACGCGGCCGGCGGCTGGGAGGCGGCGAGCATCCGCATGCTGCCCACCGGCAAGGTCGAGGTGGTCACCGGCACCAGCCCGCACGGGCAGGGGCACGAGACCTGCTGGAGCCAGATCGCGGCCGACGTGCTGGGCGTGCCCTTCGATGACGTCGAGGTCCTGCACGGCGACACGCAGGCGGCGCCGCAGGGCATGGACACCTATGGCTCGCGGTCGCTGGCCGTCGGCGGCGAGGCCGTGCACCAGGCGGCGACGAAGGTGGTGGAGAAGGCACGGAAGGTCGCCGCGCACCTGCTGGAGGCCAGCGAGCAGGACCTGGAGTTCGTGAACGGCGTGTTCTCCGTGAAGGGCTCCCCCGAGGCGCGCAGGACCATCCAGGAGGTCGCCTTCGAGACGTTCACCTCGCACGACCTGCCCGACGGCGTCGAGCCGACCATCAACGCCGAGACCCTGGTCGAGCCGGAGAACTTCTCCTACCCGCACGGCACCCACCTGTGCGCGGTCGAGGTCGACACCGAGACGGGTGCGACGCACATCCGGTCGTACGTCTGCGTCGACGACGTCGGCCGGGTCGTCAACCCGATGATCGTCGAGGGGCAGGTGCACGGCGGCCTCGCACAGGGCATCGCGCAGGCGCTGTACGAGGAGGCCGTCTACGACGACGAGGGCAACCTGGTCTCCGGCACCATGGCCGACTACCTCGTACCCTCGGCGGCGGATCTGCCGGACTTCGTGACCGGGCGTACGGAGACGCCTGCCGCCTCGAACTCCATGGGGGTCAAGGGAGTCGGCGAGGCCGGGACCATCGCGTCGACGCCGGCCGTGGTCAACGCCGTCGTGGACGCGCTCAGGCCGCTGGGCGTGCACGACGTGCGGATGCCCTGCACCCCCGAGCGGGTGTGGCGAGCGGTGAAGGAGGCGTCGGCATGA